GCATCTAATCCCCAAGAATATATTTATCTCTATTTTTCCACTCGTCGAACCATTCCAAAAGTATCGATATCTCAAGCCTGTCAGGCGATCTAGAGGACGGGAATCAAAAATTCTACACAAGGCAGAGTAAGTATTGGACGTAACTCCGAAGCTAAAGTGTCTCCGCTGTAGGTTTTTCGGTACAGAGATAGTTAAGAAATAGCCCTCGTCCTTTTTGGAGACGTTGAGCAGTTCAATCATTCCCTCGCTACTGTCACGCATATAGAAACCTTAAGAGCTAACACATCAATATAAATAGCCTATAAAAGCGCCCTCAACATTGAGGGCGCTTTTATAATCACTATCTAATTATTGAGCTAACTTTCGTTAGGTCATTTCATTAGACTTGCGTGATTAGCCATTGATGACTGGAGCAGTCAGAGCAACAGTAGTGGATTCCATCGACGCTAGGTCCAGAGGGAAGTTGTGAGCGTTGCGCTCGTGCATGACTTCAAAACCAAGGTTAGCTCTGTTCAGAACATCGGCCCAAGTGTTGATCACGTTGCCGCTTGAATCAACGATGGAGTGGTTGAAGTTGAAACCGTTGAGGTTGAAAGCCATGGTGCTGATGCCCATTGCAGTAAACCAGATTCCAATCACCGGCCATGCACCCAAGAAGAAGTGCAGTGCGCGGCTGTTGTTGAAGGAAGCGTATTGGAAGATCAACCGACCGAAGTAGCCGTGGGCTGCAACGATGTTGTAAGTCTCTTCTTCTTGACCGAATTTGTAACCGTAGTTAGCTGACTCAACTTCAGTTGTCTCACGGATGAGAGTAGAAGTAACGAGTGAACCGTGCATCGCGGAGAACAGTGAACCACCGAAGACACCAGCAACTCCCAACATGTGGAAAGGGTGCATCAGAATGTTGTGCTCTGCCTGGAAGACAAACATGAAGTTGAAGGTTCCAGAAATACCGAGAGGCATACCATCAGAGAAGGAACCCTGACCCAATGGGTAGATGAAGAATACTGCAAAGGCAGCGGATACTGGAGCAGAATATGCAACACAGATCCAAGGACGCATGCCGAGGCGGTAAGAGTATTCCCACTGACGACCCATCCAGCAGCAGATTGCAATCAAGAAGTGAAAGCAGATGAGCTGGTAAGGACCACCGTTGTACAGCCACTCATCGAGTGAAGCTGCTTCCCAGATAGGGTAGAAGTGGAGGCCAATAGCGTTAGAGGAAGGAACAACTGCACCGGTGATGATGTTGTTGCCGTACATGAGTGAACCAGCGACTGGCTCACGGATGCCGTCGATGTCGACGGGAGGGGCGCCAATAAAGGCGATGACGAAACAAGTAGTCGCAGCGAGGAGCGTAGGAATCATCAATACGCCGAACCAACCGATGTATAAACGGTTATCGGTGCTTGTGATCCAGCTACAAAAGCGCTCCCAGGCGCTGCCGCTTTCGCGACGTTGTAGAACAGTTGTCATAATATAAGTGCGGGTAATGGGTATGTAATGAACGACGGGGTGAATATGATGTGTCGCTCTTGTTAACTAATGTAACAGACTCTGCCTCCCATTACAAGGGCGTTTGAGCGTATTCTTCTAATTCTCTTAACAATTCGAGTCAATTTTAGGTGTCGTGGATGCCGGGGATAATCAAGTCTTCTGCTGACCTAAAATCATCATCTTCTGTCTTCTCGCCGATGAGTTCAGGCTGTTGGTTGATGCATCCTGGCTTCTGATTGAACTGACAGACTCTGGCGTAGAGCTTGGCCCGCGTCCCTGGCTGACCCACTGCAAAATTTACTTTTTCGTCTGCTGTGATGGAAACGTTACAGGCGGGGCAAGTTTCAAGGGTCTGATTATCTTGTGGATTCATGAGTTCCTTTACTCGACCGATACGTCAGCTTTATTTACACAAGGATAAGGGGTGAGACCTTTTCCCTTCTATATAGATAGATCCTTCAGCGCTTAATTGAGGAACCCCCAGTTCATACAAGCTGTATGCACTGGGGGAGCTTTCTGAATCAAATGCAAGATTCAGTCGCGTTACCTATAACCCTAGAAGGGCCATAAGGTAATTCTCAAGTCGAAATGGACTAGCTAACGAGAATTGCAATAGAGACTGGAATCCAGGTGACAGCCGCAAATGCTACGGCTTGCCATGCTCGTGTCTTGACTGAAGTTTTCTCAGCAGCGGAACTTGTAGGTCCGACTGCATAGTTATTGGCTAGACCCTCTTGGTCAACGGTGCCACCAAAGACGCGAGGCATAGGAAAACCCTCTGACCGCTTGAGGCGTGCTGCTGCCTCAGCAGGGATGAGTTCGTTAGCAACGGAATACTGTTGAGCAGTAGAAGTAGCGGAAGTCATAAATAAATCCCTTTGTGTAACGCTTTGTATCAATAATGTAACAAGTTGTAACGTTAATGTCAAATGGTATTTTTATTTGTGGTTCTTGTGGTAATGGATTGTGTCTAGAAGAGCCTAGAGGCCACTATCTCATGAGGCTTCTCTACCTCCACTCCACATATGTGGAGCAGTTTTTCTCCAGGCTATGGGCAACGTGATGATGATCACGAGGGGGTAGGGCGTAGATCACGGCGGCAGCTTCTGGATTATTGGATTATCAGCCTAGTTAAGAGAGCAGCACACCTCAATCAACCTACGGAGACAACGATGCAACTCACCTATCGCGGCATTTCTTACCATGCTCCTGACCCTGTAGAAGTCTCTTCTCAAGGGACAGTTCAAGGGCTGTATCACGGCATCTCTACACAAATCACGTTGCCACAGGTGACTGAAGGTCTTGATGAATTACTCGGCCAAATGATCTATCGAGGCATTCAACTAGCTGCTCACTAAAAAATTCAATTTCCTCCGCAAAATAAACCATCTGCACCTCTTTGGACTCTCAGTGATGAGTGTCTATGGGGGTGTTTTTATAGAAGGGAGCGAGGAAAGGACTGAACAGCATAAACTCACAGGCATCACAGAAAGCTCAAACCTCTGATGGTTTATGTCTGCACGTATAGCCTTCGACATATTGATTAGGACATCAAAGCGATTGAAAGCTATGTCTGCCGAAGCCGCGCTGCTGGCGACGGCTATAGAAGAGAGACCAGACGGCCCACACTGGGCGTAGAGATAGACCATGCAGAAACCAAAACCAGCACCAGCAGCGACCTAAGCGAGCGGCGCTGCTTCAGTCGTGCGGAGTAAATCCATGATTTCATCTTGATATTGTTGAAATTTGGATTCTCGTTTGACAAGGTAAGTGCGTTCGCTTGGCAAATCCACGGCAATTTCGCGCTGGACCATACCGGGACGAGCGGTAAGTACATAAACCCGCTGGGAGAGAAAGACGGCTTCGCCCACGTCATGGGTGATCATCAAAATTGAGGTGCCGGTCTGTCGCCACAGATTAAGCAAGAACTGCTGCATGGTCTCTTTTGTTTGGACGTCCAAAGCCCCAAACGGCTCGTCCATTAACAAGATTTTGGGCTGGCAGGCTAGGGCACGGGCTATAGCAACTCGCTGCTTCATCCCCCCCGACAATTCTCTAGGTAGCGCCTTTGCAAACGCCGTCAAACCTACAACATCTAAGTAATAGGCTACTCGATCTCGCCGCTCTTTCTGAGAAAAGCCCTGAAGCTTCAGACCAAACTCTACATTTTTTGCCACCGTCATCCAGGGATAAAGCGTGTAGCGTTGAAACACCATCCCGCGATCGGGTCCAGGACCTACCACTGTTTTATCATCGACGGTAATCAAGCCAGTGGTTGGCAGATCTAGCCCAGCGACCATGCGCAATAGCGTTGACTTACCTGAACCAGAGGCACCCACCACGCAGACAAACTCGCCGGTTTCAACATGGAGATTGATTGCTTCGAGAACCGAAAGCGAACCTTGCTGGGTGGGGAATGACTTATAGAGATCCGTAATTTCTAAATGCATGGCCCTAATCCACCGCCCACTTACAGGATATGTTCAGCAACCAGCGGAAAAACAGATCCAAACAAAAGCCAATCAAGCCCAGGATCAGCAGCAGGGCAAAAATTTCGTCAGTGCGAAAAAATCGCTGCGCCAGCTCCACCCGCTTCCCGAGACCTTCGGTAGCTGCCACCAGCTCTGCAATCACCACTAAATTCCATGATGCAGCCATGTTCACCCGGAAGGCGTCGATAATTTTAGGCATGACATAGGGCGTAATCACCTGCATCAGCACTTGCCGCTGACGCCCGCCCAGAGTATACGTCGTTTCAATCAGTTCTTTGGGCACAAACTTCACCGCATCCATAATCATCAAAATATTGAAGAAAACGGTGCCAATGAAAATTAGCGCAATTTTAGGCGGTTCATCTAAACCGAGATAAATGATCAGGAGTGGGATAAAGGCTGGAGCTGGCATATAGCGGACAAAGCCAATGATGGGTTCCAAAAGTGC
The Acaryochloris thomasi RCC1774 genome window above contains:
- the psbA gene encoding photosystem II q(b) protein translates to MTTVLQRRESGSAWERFCSWITSTDNRLYIGWFGVLMIPTLLAATTCFVIAFIGAPPVDIDGIREPVAGSLMYGNNIITGAVVPSSNAIGLHFYPIWEAASLDEWLYNGGPYQLICFHFLIAICCWMGRQWEYSYRLGMRPWICVAYSAPVSAAFAVFFIYPLGQGSFSDGMPLGISGTFNFMFVFQAEHNILMHPFHMLGVAGVFGGSLFSAMHGSLVTSTLIRETTEVESANYGYKFGQEEETYNIVAAHGYFGRLIFQYASFNNSRALHFFLGAWPVIGIWFTAMGISTMAFNLNGFNFNHSIVDSSGNVINTWADVLNRANLGFEVMHERNAHNFPLDLASMESTTVALTAPVING
- a CDS encoding DUF4278 domain-containing protein, with translation MQLTYRGISYHAPDPVEVSSQGTVQGLYHGISTQITLPQVTEGLDELLGQMIYRGIQLAAH
- a CDS encoding ABC transporter ATP-binding protein, with translation MHLEITDLYKSFPTQQGSLSVLEAINLHVETGEFVCVVGASGSGKSTLLRMVAGLDLPTTGLITVDDKTVVGPGPDRGMVFQRYTLYPWMTVAKNVEFGLKLQGFSQKERRDRVAYYLDVVGLTAFAKALPRELSGGMKQRVAIARALACQPKILLMDEPFGALDVQTKETMQQFLLNLWRQTGTSILMITHDVGEAVFLSQRVYVLTARPGMVQREIAVDLPSERTYLVKRESKFQQYQDEIMDLLRTTEAAPLA
- a CDS encoding ABC transporter permease, giving the protein MISHPTSAPDTKLEGLRPTVFWRIVDDIPIGLKWFLIALSFLVPLILWWGLSSAGFVDPKFLPSPAKVIEAFGTLWEKGYLLKDTTASCFRVGGGFLLAAVLSVPIGIGMGTFPSIRALLEPIIGFVRYMPAPAFIPLLIIYLGLDEPPKIALIFIGTVFFNILMIMDAVKFVPKELIETTYTLGGRQRQVLMQVITPYVMPKIIDAFRVNMAASWNLVVIAELVAATEGLGKRVELAQRFFRTDEIFALLLILGLIGFCLDLFFRWLLNISCKWAVD